One Vitis vinifera cultivar Pinot Noir 40024 chromosome 15, ASM3070453v1 genomic window, GACCCCTGTTTCTCCAATCAAACAACAGTAGGCGGGTGCAGACCTCAACTCAATCAGCAATGGACGTATAACTACATCAATCGGAATGTCCACAGAAGAAGCTAAGGTAGCTAAGGCGTCGGCAAACCGGTTCTGCGCTCTAGGTAgatgaacatatctcaagtcatcaaatctcGCAACCAGCAACTCCAAATAGGCGTGATACGACTTAAGTTTCACATCCCTAGTCTTCCAATCCCCCTGAATCTGTCAAAGTActagattggagtcaccaaatacctccatctgtctaatgtcaagctccaatgcagtctctaaaccaaggatacaagcctcatactcaactatgttattcgtggcaggatgtcgatcagAAAATGCTAAACGAACGGACCTCGGAATATGATCACCCTGAGGGGATACCAACAGaacacctatcccataccctGACTGATTGGCTGCATCATCAAAGTACATGCACCATCCTGATAAGTTGGTCATagcaacaaactcctcatctggaaaatcatcatcaactagTCTATCCTCAGATGTCGGTAGTGAGGCTAGGTGATCGGCGACAATActtcccttaatagacttctgagaAACATACTGGATATCAAACTCTATCAAAAGTACGAGCCATCTCATCAGTCTACCAGTCAATGCAGGTCTATCAAATAAGTATCTCAATGGGTCTAGGcgggatatcaaatgcactgagtactctgtcatgtaatgcctcaatctcCTGGTAGCCTAAATTAATGCTAAGCATAGGCGTTCAATCATAACTTATTTCACTTCATACtccagcatcctcttactcaaatagtaGATAGCTCGTTCCTTCCCTGAGTCATCAATCTGAGCTAACATACAtcccaaggccatgtctgaaactgacaaatatagaagaagtggaCATTCTGGCGTAGGAGGCACTAAAATAGGAAGAGAAAGCAAATACCCCTTGATCTTCTCAAATACAAGCtgacaatcatcattccaaactgttgGCTGGTTCTTCCTTAAAAGACGAAAGATGGGCTCACATATGTCTATTAATCTGGTTATGAAACGACTAATGTACTGTAATCTGCCCAGAAAACCTctaatctctttctcagtctttggtgcaggcatgtcaagtatggctttgattttATCTAGGTCGACCTCTATGCCCCGCTCACTGACCATATGGCCTAATAacttcccagaagtcactccaaaggtgcacttcttgggattcaacctcaatctaaacttccggatcctctcaaagaatctctctagagCCTCTAGGTGATCTACTCTGCCttgggatttcacaatcatatcatccacataaacttcaACGTCcttatgcatcatgtcatgaaacaaagtagTAGCGGccctctgataagtggctcctgcgttcttcaacccaaatggcataaccttgtaacagtaggtaccccactcagtaataaaggttgtcttctccatgtcctctaaagccatcaaaatctgattataccctgaaaacctatccatgaaagacaacatcgaatggcctGCAATGCTATCAACTAACAAATCAATATGTGAGAGAGGGAAGTCGTCTTTAGGGCTGGCTTTATTAAGATCTCTGAAGTCCacacaaactctaactttgCCATCTTTTTTGGGTACtgggacgacattagccaaccactctggatactcaactactgatatgaatccaacactgagttgtttttgaatctcctctttcacctgtaGACTCCAATGTGGATGTAATCGTCTCAATTTTTGCTTAACCGGTCTGGCATGTGGTAGAATAGGTAAGTGGTGCTGAACTATAGAGGGATCAAGACCAGGCATGTCCTtataagaccatgcaaagacatccaagtatgacctgagtaaatgaataagtctaTCTCTCTCATTTGTAGATAGGGATGAACCAATCTTCAACTCTCTAGGCTGATcctctatgccaaaatcaacagtctCAACATCCCCTGTAgtaggtgaaactctctcatccACGGGATCAGAGTCATGATCAGAAGAGTCCCTATCTGGATCGGGCCATGCaac contains:
- the LOC104881778 gene encoding uncharacterized protein LOC104881778, whose product is MTEYSVHLISRLDPLRYLFDRPALTGRLMRWLVLLIEFDIQYVSQKSIKGSIVADHLASLPTSEDRLVDDDFPDEEFVAMTNLSGWCMYFDDAANQSGYGIGVLLIQGDWKTRDVKLKSYHAYLELLVARFDDLRYVHLPRAQNRFADALATLASSVDIPIDVVIRPLLIELRSAPAYCCLIGETGVQDDLPWYHDIYQFLRSGTYPEVATAKDRRALRNLATRFMICGDTLYRQSADDMLLLCLD